The Tripterygium wilfordii isolate XIE 37 chromosome 21, ASM1340144v1, whole genome shotgun sequence genome segment TGAGATCTGAGGGTAAAGATTACATTGTACAAGAAGGAGACGTAATGCTGTTCCGTTTCAACGTTTAATAGCAGCTCATGGAAGACAAGCTTGGGTTGCTTTCTTTTCGCGATTAAAATGGTGAAAACCCGCTCACTCTTGCCTCGACATTGTCTCCAATTATTGCAAGTGGGGAGCACAGGTTGTTGTATCACTTTTGCCTTCAATAGTTGAGAAAATTAAAGTTTAGCATGAATAGTTGAATGATTTCACATAGAAAACTCATACGATTCATTAGCTCGTGTCATGtccttgtgcacgggtgttttttttttataaaatctcTTTTAATATCTCCTCTGTATAATCCTTGCAAATTTTCATATAATCCTTGCAAGTATTTCGAAGACACAGAAGAAGTAGCCTTGTAGGCCATCAAAGTCATCAGGTATGCtactatttattctttttattggAACTTGATGCGCAACTCTCACAAGCACCAGACAAAATTACAGGGCTTTTGGTTGTGTTTAGGTCCAAAGATAAACAACGTGAGAATTGAATCCAAAACCGTTTGCCTTTGACAAAAGTTTTACCATCCAACCTACTCCCTTTAAATTCCCCAACcaatacacatttataattGTTTAAATTTTTAGTGCACCAATCGGCCAATCCAAATCTCTAAGCCTGTTATCTACAAGTTTATTGGATTACCCAGACCCGATCCATCGGGTCACTTTTGCCAGGGGTAAAGTTGTCATCACAAGCCAATGACCACCCTTTTAGTCACGTGAGTATTGCGTGACCGAAGAATCTTTAATTCTCCACTTCCACTGTTCCACTCCATTCCTTTGTCGCATCGAAGACAGATAAGTGGAGATGGATTCCGACGAGGAGCTAGACACTGTGCCACTGAGCCGGCGGCCGGAGTTGTCAGACGTGACTCCGCTCCCTCAGGACGACGGTCCAAATCCTGTGGTGCCAATCGCCTACAAGGATGACTTCCGCGAGACCATGGACTACTTCCGTGCTCTCTACCGCGCCGACGAGCGATCCCCTCGATCGCTTCTGCTTACCGAAGAGGCCATCAACCTCAACCCCGGAAACTACACTGTAAAATTCGAGCAACCCATTTCGCTTTCTTTTATGTGCTTTTgctttaaattttgtttattttattgggTGATTCGTTCGTTGTGTTTGTGAAGGTCTGGCATTTTAGGAGGCAGATACTTGAGTCTTTGGAGGCTGACTTATTTAGAGAACTGGATTTTGTGGATCAAGTTGCGAAGAAGAACTCCAAGAACTATCAGATATGGTAAGCCAGTGCAGCTGCAGTATTGTGAGGAGGAGAAAAACTCAGATATGTTTTTCTCCTTCTCTCAATTGAAGCTGACCCTTGAATGTTATTGAGATAAACATGGCCTACTCTGTCATGGGATTTCTGTATGTAGCGTTTACAGGGTGATTGTCTTAAGGTTCTTTAATTTTAAACGTTCAAATGCAGAAAAAGAGGCATACTTACAAGCAAATTATGGCCTTGATCTCCAGTGTTACAGAGGGTAGGTTGGGTTGGAGCAGCCTTGTAGATGTTATAAGATCTAACACTACTATGAAAATGTTATTACAGTTGTCGTTTGAATGTTCCAATAAATTTGGTTAAGACTTAAGATGTTGTGGTCAAATTAAAAACCTGTTCCGTTTGGTGATGGAAGGTTATTGTACTGTTTCTAATCAAAAGTCTTGGgatgtgttttgttttattgtatGTTTTACATGCTAGTGAAGCTTCTATTTTCGAATTATAGAAGAACTTTGCTTTCCTATTAACTTTAGTAGCCTGATGCAGGAAAATGGGTACAATACTTAATTACTTATTACACCTTCCTAATCAGACCTTCCTGTCACCTTTTACCTACCCTTGTTTATTTATTGCTCGTAATCTATTGCTTTTGATTTGTCTTCCTGAACAGCTTGTGAATGATGATATTCTTATCTAATTTTCATCTTTCAGTGGTGCTTCTTTGGTACTGTTGTGAAAATTAGTTCAGAACTGAAAGGAGCATCAACATACTGATACAGTTTTTTTATTTAGATGTAGGAGTCCAACATAGTAAAAAGAAGTGGAAAGTAGTTTGCCATTGTGTTTGGGCCTCTAGCTTCTCTCACTATGTGACCTGACCATGCTATCATTATTTGGAAGTATATTTGAAGTTTTCATTCCTCTTCAGTTCTCTATGAGCTTGTCAGTTTAAAGGCTGTACCCACGCCAAAGCAAAAGTTGAGTTTAGTTCAGTTCGCCACCAATGCTCGGAACTAAATAGCAAATTTTCTTGTGCCTTGATGGCAAATAGCTAATTCTCTTGAGTTCTCTTGTACATTGATGGAAAATAGCAAGTATACACCACCTGCTTAAATAGCAAGTTCTCTTGTAACAGGCTTCTCTAGTAGGGAGCTGGATGGGCTGGAAAGTGTATATCTTGCAACTTGCAAATGCATGTGGTAAAGAGGATCAACAACTTGCGGCAATATAATAAGAATAGTCCAGCTTCCTTTAATGCCACTCGATGTTAGAAGCAATTTCTATCCATTAGCCCTAGAAGTAGTTTTCCTAGAGTTATCCAAAATTGAGCTCTTATAATTCTTAACCAAAACTTCCATGCAAACAAGAGCTGTCTAATGCATGGATCTTATtacattttaattttctcaGGCATCACAGACGTTGGTTAGCTGAGAAATTGGGAACTGATGCTAAATGTAGGGAACTTCAGTTCACCCGGAGGATACTTTCTCTGGATGCCAAAAATTATCACGCCTGGTCACATAGACAGGTTTGACTCAGTTCTGTTGCCTCCATTATGTAACAAAGTGCATTTCTATCCGCACtgatttcatattttatttctttatttagtCAGTATTTGTACTTAGCATTTTCTATTATTAAGCGAATCCTGGGACCTAAGTTGGAAAGACCCTTGTTTCCCCCTTTTTTCAGTGGGTGCTTCAGGCACTTGGAGGGTGGGAAGATGAGCTTAATTACTGCGATCAGCTGCTTGAAGAAGATGTTTTCAATAACTCTGCGTGGAACCAGGTATTGTTAAGTACAGTACATATGCTGTTTGCAAGCTATCCTCAATGTGACATTGAACTGATGAAATTGAAATGCATGTAGAGGAAATCAGGACGGCATTCCATTCTGCTGCATgtggtttttaaaagtttttctttgtctttttttcttgattccATGGATATTTTGCTGATCAAAATTAATGGTTTCAtggagttttttttccttcatgaaGAGACACTTCTAGCCTTTGATTTTAATCGCTGGAGCATGTACTACTTTGAGTTCCTTTTATTCGCTGTTTTCTATAAGAAGTAAGAACTTTCTCTATTCATGTTTTTTCCTTCGTAACAGAGATACTTTGTGGTGACTAGATCTCCTGTATTGGGAGACCTCAAAGCAGTAAGAGAATCCGAAGTGAGTTATACCGTGAAGGCCATTTTATCCAACCCTGAGAATGAGAGCCCATGGAGGTATCTTCGGGGCCTGTTCAAGGATGATGCTCAATCATGGGTTAACAATTCTCAGGTTTCTTCAGCATGCTTGAAGGTTCTTAGTGTCAAAGCTAACTACGTGTTTGCTTTGAGCATGCTTTTGGATCTTATCTGCCATGGTTTCCAACCAACCCAAGAGTTCAGAGATGCCATATATTCACTTAGGGCTTCAGACTCTGACCCACCTGAATCTGACTTGGGTAAAGCAATTTGTTCAGTTTTGCAGCATGTGGATTCGATGAGAGCCAACTACTGGATGTGGCGCAAGAGCAAGCTGCCTGTAACAATGTAAAGCATATTAACGAGATTTTCTTGCTTGTTCTTGTTTTACTGGCTAAATGTTGAATGTACTGCGACTCTGTGCTTGTTGTAAGTTGTCCTATATAGGAATAAGTCCTTTCGGCTTTTACAGCGCTAACCTGGCAGCGGTTGTAAAGTTTAGTCATATTCATTAGAAAGGGAACGTTTGTTTGGGGATCGATCCAGGGATCCATCTGGAAATGCGATGCCGTGTTTTTTAACTCGCTTGTGTTCGAGACGAGTTCTTAACAAGTTTTAAATGTGGTGTTCGAGATCGGCTCGTTTACACCCCTTACTACTAATGTGTGTTCCTTACTTTTTTTAGTCTTGATTGATGTAACATATGGTTCACTTGGAAGCTAAGTTGCAAATTAATATCATTAATTCATGTATGGGAGAGATTCTATCTAGAGGTGGTAAAAAAATCAGTTTTGGGTCGGACAATAgcatgtgtttatgaaatatttatatgtccggacTCTAACTCGGATTGGATTTGGAACGCATTTGATTAACCAaacccggattggtttaaatctggacaagtaaatcggacaataacctaGTCTAAGTTAGGGTCTAGACAAATAAAttgaacaagatttatgtgtttggatctAAACCTGATTTTAATCTGGATAAAAGttgtgtttggacccaaatttcggacatataacaaAACTTAGTTTAATCCGAGTCAAGATAAATTTGATCATCCAAACCGGacaattttgtcacccctaattcTATCCTTCGATGCAAGAATTGTGAGTACTTGAGCTTCTGGCAGGCCACCACTAGCTAGCACCCACCAAACCATGAGCtaaccaaataaaaaaagatgaTATGTTCATGTCGTAAACATAGAAATGGTTAGATTCTACCCCACAAAGGTTGGCACCTAAAAACAATGACTCAACACCcaccaaatataaaatattatccaCCATATACACTTTGTGAGAGTATGTATCAAGTCTCCATTAATCCTCTTTCCAACATTATTTCCTTCTAAGCCTctcaaccccccccccccctcccctccTCAAAAAAGAATATGAAGGTGGTCAATTTGATGCTCAGAAAATGCAAGAGCTTGTCAAGGCAACTAGGGAGATCTTCATCATATAGTAGCTTAAGGTCCAAATCATCAAGAGGAGATATATGGGGTGACATTAACCAAGAAATTGATCACCAACATTGTGAAACTATATATGTTGGGAGCACAAGGAAGCGTTATTCGATCAATTCCAAGTACTTGAATCATCCGCTACTGAACGCCCTAATCGAGAAATCGAAGCAGAAATCGGGGGAAGAAGATCAGGTCGACATCTTGGTCAAGTGTGAGGTTGTCCTCTTTGATCATCTGTTGTGGATGCTTGAGAATGCTAATCCGAATCTGATGAGTTTGGATTCACTGGAGGAACTCAAAGACTTGTATGCGCTTTGACACAATTTGATCCATCATCTTCTAAGCTAGCTTGCCGAAGAAGTAAGGGTTTCTTCATATTATATTGTTAATCTTAATTTGTTGTTCTAGCCAATTGTTTGGTGGATCAAGTTGTTGGGGATGACCATGAATTGAGTAAGTGTATTCATATGTATGATTGTGATCTtattattctttgtcatttGCATATATCAATAAAATTCCCTAGAAAAGGGTCTATTGTTTATGTATAAATCATTTCTCACTCAATTAACTAACTCAATTCAATGTATTTAGTCATACTCTCGTATTAGGGTTCAATCGTCTCCAAGGGTGAGCCTACACACTAATTTTCCCTAAACTTATTTGACAAGCCTAGTTTTGTGTTTTATCCAATGAATTAGCCCAGCAAACAGCGAATGTAGTTGTTCCGGATTTCCGTAATATTTTCTGCACTCTTCATCTTCTATCGAAAATACCTTATTGCCCTATCTCACTAAAATCATGACTCAAATCAactacatttttaaaaaaaaaaaaatcatcccaGACTCTACCCTTTTATGTTCACAATCACAATGCAACTCGCCAAAAATATGACACCTATCAAACAATAGAGCTCTTGATTTGTCACACGCATTACAGAGGAAAGGATGTAGTAAATGTCATCACATTAGTTATATTATCCAAATGAGATTTGGAAAGATACCCTTGTCTCCTTGATGCCATTCTAAATGGGGTTATCATGAAatgatttcaaaatatgaaaaatcatcGAGAACATTTGTAAATCAACATTCAGTTATTACTTTTTGTTATTTCTAtgagcttttgatttttaatgttgttTTCCATCCTTTTAAAGgcataattaatagataatccaaaaaaaatcggGATCGATGATCTCGGACCCACATGACTTTGCTCTCCTTGAGATAAAATCCTACATCCGCCCCTACTGCTGACCATATCTCAATCccattgttttttattatttttttgtttgtttagtttGTTCGGGTATATCTCAATGTAGTTTGGTTTAGTATGTGTGTTGTAATTTCCTTGAGTGGTACGGTGTTGTTCGGTGTGTGTAAATTCCTAGGCCGCTTTTGTGACGTTAGGTTGAACGTTTACTATCATGGAATGAAATGCCGGGTTActacttttaaaatttttttaaaaaaagatagaaATCATAATAATCCAAACTCAAATATAATGTTCTGTCTCTATATACATATCCTTGATTATGTATCAGAATCTCCAACTgtcatggattttttttaattaacctCTTCTCTTTCACTTCTCATCTTTTCTTCAACCAAATTAAGCAGAACATGACGTTCCTTGTCTTCATGTGGCAGCACACTAATTTTGAACAAATCACTTGCACATGTAAAATTGGACCTAATACTGTATGGACGCCATCTTTAAACTATATAATAGTTGAGAGTCCAAAAACGCCAGCCGCTGTAATTTGTTTATTGTTAGttttagtgtgtgtgtgtgtatatatgtgtgtgtgtgtgtgtgtgtgtgtgtatatatgtatatatgtgtgtgtgtgtgctgtGTGTCACTCCTCAAGCACCTGGCCTTGACACAAAAATGGAGTTCACTTCCCCACAAATCATAGCAATTTCAGGCCTTCTAGGCTTTCTTCTATTGTTGTTGTCGTCATGGAAGCAAAGAAGCAAAAACAAGGCAAACTTAGCACCAGAACCAGCCGGTGCTTTACCAATAATTGGTCATCTCCATCTGCTGAACCAACCAACCACACTTGCCCGAACCATGTCATCGTTGGCTGATAAATATGGATCGATCTTCATGGTCCGGCTAGGGATGCAACGAGCCCTGGTGATCAGCGACGCGGAGGCGGTGAAGGAGTGTTTCACTACTAATGACAAAGCTTTTGCTTCAAGACCAAGTACTAGTCAAGGCAAGTACCTTGCCTCCGACCACAAGGCTTTTGCCTTTGCCCCGTATGGGAACTACTGGCGCGATACGCGCAAACTAGCCGTGCTTAAACTCCTCTC includes the following:
- the LOC119989216 gene encoding protein farnesyltransferase/geranylgeranyltransferase type-1 subunit alpha yields the protein MDSDEELDTVPLSRRPELSDVTPLPQDDGPNPVVPIAYKDDFRETMDYFRALYRADERSPRSLLLTEEAINLNPGNYTVWHFRRQILESLEADLFRELDFVDQVAKKNSKNYQIWHHRRWLAEKLGTDAKCRELQFTRRILSLDAKNYHAWSHRQWVLQALGGWEDELNYCDQLLEEDVFNNSAWNQRYFVVTRSPVLGDLKAVRESEVSYTVKAILSNPENESPWRYLRGLFKDDAQSWVNNSQVSSACLKVLSVKANYVFALSMLLDLICHGFQPTQEFRDAIYSLRASDSDPPESDLGKAICSVLQHVDSMRANYWMWRKSKLPVTM
- the LOC119990085 gene encoding auxin-responsive protein SAUR78 — translated: MKVVNLMLRKCKSLSRQLGRSSSYSSLRSKSSRGDIWGDINQEIDHQHCETIYVGSTRKRYSINSKYLNHPLLNALIEKSKQKSGEEDQVDILVKCEVVLFDHLLWMLENANPNLMSLDSLEELKDLYAL